The Sporosarcina sp. Te-1 DNA window TAATTTCAAAGTCATCAATGGAAAATCATTATTTATATACTTTCTATATAAACATCGGAATTAGTTTTTTTCCCCTTCTCTAATGCTTTCATTAACATATTTATTAAGTCCTCACCCTCACTTGTTACGAAATAGTTAGATAAGTTTGTGATATCATTACTAATATTATCACCCCAAGGCGGTCTTTTAGATAAGTCATCAATATCCCATATTACTTGTGATGGACTAAATTTCTGTAATTTCTTTTTAATTGCTTCTAATTCAGTTATAGCGCTATCAATATTCTTATTCTCAAGTTTCCCGTTATAGAGTTCGTTTAATAAGAAAGGATATTCAGTTCCCCATCCATTTTGTTCTAAATGATAGCTTATTGTAGAGAAAAAAGAGTGTAAGAAATCGCCATGCCCAACTTGATACCAGTAATATTTCACCTTAAATCCCACCGCCATTCTTCTCACCTCACTCAATTTGTTTTAAATCTTATTTCTACTTTACCATTTGTTTTATTCATAATCTTTTCATATAATTCATCTAGTATTTCATCTGATACATTTTGTCCTCTAATATCAATTATAACAGACTGTTTTGTACCGTTAGGCAAATCGCTTATTCTTTTTTCCACCTGTCTTGACACGTTGTTAACCAATCTACTCCGTCCGCTGGAAGTAGTAATTTTATAATTTTTCACTTCAATGCTATGACCAGTCTGATACAAATCTGGTCTAGAACTACCTTTTTCTCCGTAAGGTACTTCTTTACCATCTTTAAAAGACTTTTGAGCATTATACTCAGGGAGATCCTTCTCTACATCAATTTCAGACTGTCTCCAAGATGGTCTAGTTTTATCTATACCATTAGTCTCGACATTCACATTCTTCTTCGTATCAACCTTAACATCACTAACTCCACTTGTACTAGGCGCAGAAATATCCTTCACTACATACGGTTTATTGAATGTAAAGTTACTCGGCGTGCTATAATGGTAACCGTTTGCCATTAATAACTCATATTGAGGTTGAACTTTGCCTATATCCATTGGCAAGTCATCCATCTTTCCTAAATGAAATTGTGTTCTGCTAAGCGGGTTGTTGATGACGTCTTGGTAAACTGGCGTATAGATCGACTTCATCGCATCTGTGCTGACCACATTTTTAACTTGTTTTACATTAGTTGTTGATTTATAAACCAACTTCCCACCAGTGCTGAACCATCCTGCAACAGGAATCATTCCCCCAACAGAAAGGGCCGCGTTTACCGTATCCCCTCGCGCGGCATAGATAATTGCATTTAATCCATCCGCTGGTTCACCAATTACAGGGATAAGCCCTACCAGATCTAATCCAAACTGAAGATCATCCACCCAGTTGTTTTCTTCGGCTACGGTAGCTGTAATGATCTCTTCTTCCTTATACTCTACATGGGGAACAACCTCATAGAAAACGCTTGAGCCTACCATATACTCTTTAATAAGCAAACCGTTATTATAGACATGGTATTTCACATTTTCGTCCACATTCTGATCGATCGTGTTTACTTTCTTCCCTTCCAGAGTTTTAAAAGTAGCGGCAGTAAGCATCGTGCCGAGCAGCTTCTCATGCTCGTTCCCCCAAGGGTCTAAGAACACTTTTGGTAATAGTTCCGTTCTGATTTCACTTCCGAACGTTAACACATTCCATTGGCTCGGCTGGAAGTTTATGTCCTGCACTCCTGATTGGAAAAGTCCCTCGATAGTAGCAAGCCAATTATCCATTGCCAGCAAGTCATGTTCAATGGCATTCAGTGCGAAAGTCTGCGCTACATCAAATTCATAAAGTTGGACGATGGTATCATCACGTTTCCGTTTGGAGTGAATGACCCCCTCCTGTACTTCACTATCATCTAAATGGGGCAGGGCGACAATATCACTTACTTTGTCCATGATACTGTTTGCCTCATCCGTCAAACTCGCCGTGAGACGGCCAATTAGCGTAAGTCCCTGTTCCAGCTCACCCTCAAGGAATTGTTCATCTATGTACCCGGATGGATCGGGTTCGAGAGAATGAAGTGCAGCTTCCATCTGGTGAAGCACTTGTTTAAACCGATTTGAAAACATCCGAAAGAAAAGAAGAAAGGGTAAATGACATTCCCGGTAAAAGGAACGAATCGCACTGCCCCCCATTCCTTTCAGCTGTTCCTCCATTTCAACGAGATCGCGCACGGCACGGTCAATTGTTTCCATTTCCGTGCTTAGCCTGTCTAACATTGTTATGTTCCGTTGAAGTCCCTCTTGAAATGGACTGACACTCAATATTTTCATTGGCTCCGCCTCAGCGGGCGATTTGAAACATTCACTCTATTATATAATAACTCCCCACAGGTGAACATTTTCTTCCCCTCCAGTCATTTATCATATCAACAGTAATAATACTCCATTTTTTACAGGAGGATAATGAATAAAGTTGGAAAAGTCTAAAATTAAATCATAGGGACTAAAAATTTTAATTTGTCTATGCCACAAACACTATTCCATCAGTAAAAAGGTTATAGCTTATTACTCTTGCAAAGATTATATAATAGCAAGCCTTTAGCCATCCTTTGTTCCATTCGTACGGGACTCCATTAACACACTTGTTTTTAGTTAAATTTAGTAGATTGCAAAACCGCTTTACGTAATCACCTGGGAATGAATTCGTAAAACAAATTACTCTCGTCATATACACATTATTAAATACTCTAGATTGATTTTGTTTAAAATCTGTTCTATGATATATATAACAAAGTAAAAAACTTTCAAACTAAAAATTCAGGAGGCTTCTGATGCCAAAGCAAAAAAGTGTTAGAGGAAAGATAGCTTCGAAGTTACAGACGGAAGAAAAGCCAGAGATCTTTCTATTATCACCTCCTACAGAAAAGGAATGATCATATTGAGTAAAATTAAAAAGAAAAAAGGTAAAAAGATCTTGTATGTTTTTGCATGGTTCTTAGGAATAATGGTTTGTCTGAATGTAATAGGATTTGCAATCAACAAACTATTTTTTTCAAATGAGCTTGAGGCGATCTCGCCTTACGGGGAAATGGTAGAAGTAAACAATCAGAACATGCACGTCTATTCAATAGGACAGGGAGAGAAAACCATTGTTTTGTTACCGGGTTTTGGATTGCCTTTGCCAAGTGCAGATTTTGGCCCCTTAATGAGAGAACTCTCGAAGGAATATACTGTTGTTACTATTGAATATTTTGGAATGGGGTTCAGTGACGAGACAGATACGCCACGAACCAATGAAAATTATATGGAAGAAATCAGAACAGCTTTATCTAAGGCTGACGTGAAGCCGCCGTATGTCTTAATGCCTCATTCTGCGTCCGGAGTTTATAGCGAATATTATGCAGCAAAATATCCTGAGGAAGTCTCTGCGATTATTATGCTAGATACAACGCCATCAGGAGATATGCAACCTAATATACAAACCTTCATGTTGGAACCTAGAAATATAAAAATCCTGTATGGTTTTAATACGTTACTTCAACAAACTGGATTTAATCGAATCATCAATGGAATGCTACCTTCTGATCAAACAGTGGAAAATGGCTATACCGAAAAAGAAATTAGTGATAATAAATTATTTTCTTATCATGTTGTCAACGATACGATTATTAATCAGGCTTCGAGTTTAAATGACAATGTCAATGAGGTAAACAGCATCGTCTTCCCTTCAGAAGTACCAGTACTGAAATTAATATCCTCAGTTTCTCAAAAACAACTAAAAGAAGGAGAAGACATTCAAAAAAGTCACTTGAAACGACTTGGTGCAAATGCCGAGTCCCAAATTATTGACGGCTCTCATGGATTCTTTCAAACACATGTTACAGATATCAGCAATGCCACAAATAATTTCCTTAAAAAAATCGACTAAGGACTTGCTACAAATACAGACCAAAGGGAGCTAGAAAATGTAATCCCAGCTCCCTTTTTATTATTAGATATGTGTACTTCAACGCACGATGCAGTTTGTCACCAGCAAAGCGAAGATTGTTTAAGCTTGATTGGATTCATTTTGAAACGGCTATCCTTCTACACCGAAAAACATTTGCTTCTGCATAGAAAGTCTTGTCGGAAGGACTTCCATTTAACAGAATGCGACACCCCATATGTTTATACTTACGTATATCAGCATATTGACCGAACCTGGAGTTGACATTGCAACAATCATGCCAAGAGTCGGACATAAAGACATCGAGACGATGAAGATTTATACACGTCACTAACAAAAGGAAAAAAGATGCCTCCGACAAGGTTACGAACTTGTACGGAGACACTTTATTTTGCGAAGTCTTACTCATCTCATACTCGTTTCGTTAGATAAACAAAGGGAGACCATCAATTGATGATCTCCTTTTGTTTGGTTACCATTGTGTCAATCTGGCGTTTGTACGCTAGTTCCAGTTCCAACTGCATTGACTCCATATCGAATTCAGTTAAGCCAGGCTCCGGCACCAACTCATCCTCTGCCTGCCAGTCACGCAAATGCCGAACGTGCTCTGGCAGCATCAATGCGGTCCACTTTATATTTCCTCGGTCTTTTATGTCTCCCTTTACCTTCATTAAATAACCCTTCTTTCCTTTGCAATAACGGGATCGAGTGCCAGCACATTGTCGATAGTAAAAGTACGCTTGGATTCCCTTAGATAACAAAATGCACGGAAAGATACATCGCCGACTTGCAACACTTTAATTCTTCTCTTGCTGATCGATCCATCAGCTGCCAAATACATCATATCTAATAACTCTCCATATTTAACCGACTTCTCCAAAAATACGCACACTCGTTCCCCTCCTTTTGTTCTCATTATAGAGAATGAATGTTCGCATGTAAAGGTGAATAAAAAAGACCGTCAATAGACGATCTCCTCTTGTTGAACAAATGCACTCGTTAGTTAAAAATGCCACTTTATTTATTTTTGTCTAAGTCATCATTAAGAATAGACTTTTTATCTTCTTTAACTTCATACTTTGTTATTTTCTTCAAACGCAAATAATTGAACGAGCAAATCTTCCTTAAGGATTGACACCTACTGAAAACGGACGAGCTCCGACTGGAATCGTAGCAATCACTATATTAGTTACTCCGTTAATGACGGAAACAGTATTATCATCCTGATTTGTTACATAAATAAAATTGGTTATGGGATTGACTCCAACTCCATTCGGATTAGTCCCGACTGGAATAGTAGCGATCACAGTGTTCGTTAATCCGCTAATCACTGAAACATTATTACTGTCTCGATTTGGTACGTAAATAGTATTTGTAGAAGTATTAACCCCCACTTCACCTGGAGTAATCCCAACAGGAACAGTATCAATCACCGAATTGCTTACTCCATCAATCACGGAAACTGTATTACTGGTGAAATTTGATACATAAATACGATTAGTGTCTGGATTGATTCCTAATCTGAATGGATTAACTTGAACTGGAATATTAGTAATCAATGTATTGGTTGCTCCATCTATTACAGAAACGGTATCAAAATTGAAATTGGCCACATAAATACGGTTAGTTAATGAATTGGTATCTATCCCAGTTGCTAAATTGAGACCTGGGATTATAATAGTATCAATCACCGTGTTGGTCAATCCGCTAATCACGGTAACATCTTCAGTTAAGTCTAATGAATTGAAATTTGCCGTATAAATGACATTGGTAGCTATATTGACCCCTGCGTCCCCAGCTTCATCCCCAACTAGAACGGTAGCAATTACCGTATTAGTTACTCCATCAATTACGGAAACATTATCACTAAGCCTATTTGCTACATAAATTCGGTTGGTTAAAGGATTGACAGCTACCCCTGCTGGATTGACTCCAACTGGAATGGTAGCAATTACTGCATTGGTTGCACCATCAATTACAGAAACGGTATTTTCATTAAAATTTGCTACATAAATACGATTTACTGATAATAGTTCCGTGGGTCCCGTAGCTCTGAATGGTCCTATGTGTACAGGTAGTCTGCAAACTTTACTGCAGGAGCATTCATCGATAATACATTTACGACTTATACAAGAGTAATAGTTATAAAAATTACAAGAGTAATAGTTATAAAAATCCATTTTCTCACCTCCATCTGCATTATTCTATTCGAATAGTTATTGGGGAGGACGGGCTATCAACTATTTGACTTACATAGTAATTAATCGCGGATTGTATAATTAAGCAAGACGCAAAAAAAGACATGTCATGATACACTCAATTTATTACTCAACTTCCGCACAAAAATTAAATCCAATTGAGGAATCGTATCTTGAACATCCCGAGCTGGAAGAGTTTCTTTCTATAGTAAGAGAACACGGATTGCATTTGAACCTTGAGAGATTTTATACACTCGCCTTTACGGGGATGCGTTCCGGGGAACTATGTGCGTTGCAGAAGGATGATTTGGATTTTGAAAGAAACATCATTCACATCAACAAAACGCTCTACAGCGAGAGCAACAACATGAGAGATTACGAACTTACTCCACCTAAAACAGATGGATCAATCCGGGAGATACAAGTAGAGCAGCCGATCATGGATATGTTGCGCCGTTTGGTTCGTCAAAACGATAAATATAAGTTACAGTACCGACATCTGCATGAAGACTATCATGATATGGACTTTGTTTTCTGCAGAGAGAATGGGTACCCCTTCACGCCGAAAAACATCGGGCTGCGCATGGAACGACTTGTTGGAAAGACTACCATCAAAAAGAATGCGACGCCCCATAT harbors:
- a CDS encoding immunity 70 family protein, producing MAVGFKVKYYWYQVGHGDFLHSFFSTISYHLEQNGWGTEYPFLLNELYNGKLENKNIDSAITELEAIKKKLQKFSPSQVIWDIDDLSKRPPWGDNISNDITNLSNYFVTSEGEDLINMLMKALEKGKKTNSDVYIESI
- a CDS encoding ribonuclease YeeF family protein codes for the protein MKILSVSPFQEGLQRNITMLDRLSTEMETIDRAVRDLVEMEEQLKGMGGSAIRSFYRECHLPFLLFFRMFSNRFKQVLHQMEAALHSLEPDPSGYIDEQFLEGELEQGLTLIGRLTASLTDEANSIMDKVSDIVALPHLDDSEVQEGVIHSKRKRDDTIVQLYEFDVAQTFALNAIEHDLLAMDNWLATIEGLFQSGVQDINFQPSQWNVLTFGSEIRTELLPKVFLDPWGNEHEKLLGTMLTAATFKTLEGKKVNTIDQNVDENVKYHVYNNGLLIKEYMVGSSVFYEVVPHVEYKEEEIITATVAEENNWVDDLQFGLDLVGLIPVIGEPADGLNAIIYAARGDTVNAALSVGGMIPVAGWFSTGGKLVYKSTTNVKQVKNVVSTDAMKSIYTPVYQDVINNPLSRTQFHLGKMDDLPMDIGKVQPQYELLMANGYHYSTPSNFTFNKPYVVKDISAPSTSGVSDVKVDTKKNVNVETNGIDKTRPSWRQSEIDVEKDLPEYNAQKSFKDGKEVPYGEKGSSRPDLYQTGHSIEVKNYKITTSSGRSRLVNNVSRQVEKRISDLPNGTKQSVIIDIRGQNVSDEILDELYEKIMNKTNGKVEIRFKTN
- a CDS encoding alpha/beta fold hydrolase — protein: MSKIKKKKGKKILYVFAWFLGIMVCLNVIGFAINKLFFSNELEAISPYGEMVEVNNQNMHVYSIGQGEKTIVLLPGFGLPLPSADFGPLMRELSKEYTVVTIEYFGMGFSDETDTPRTNENYMEEIRTALSKADVKPPYVLMPHSASGVYSEYYAAKYPEEVSAIIMLDTTPSGDMQPNIQTFMLEPRNIKILYGFNTLLQQTGFNRIINGMLPSDQTVENGYTEKEISDNKLFSYHVVNDTIINQASSLNDNVNEVNSIVFPSEVPVLKLISSVSQKQLKEGEDIQKSHLKRLGANAESQIIDGSHGFFQTHVTDISNATNNFLKKID
- a CDS encoding YolD-like family protein, giving the protein MKVKGDIKDRGNIKWTALMLPEHVRHLRDWQAEDELVPEPGLTEFDMESMQLELELAYKRQIDTMVTKQKEIIN
- a CDS encoding transcriptional regulator, producing the protein MCVFLEKSVKYGELLDMMYLAADGSISKRRIKVLQVGDVSFRAFCYLRESKRTFTIDNVLALDPVIAKERRVI
- a CDS encoding YncE family protein; its protein translation is MDFYNYYSCNFYNYYSCISRKCIIDECSCSKVCRLPVHIGPFRATGPTELLSVNRIYVANFNENTVSVIDGATNAVIATIPVGVNPAGVAVNPLTNRIYVANRLSDNVSVIDGVTNTVIATVLVGDEAGDAGVNIATNVIYTANFNSLDLTEDVTVISGLTNTVIDTIIIPGLNLATGIDTNSLTNRIYVANFNFDTVSVIDGATNTLITNIPVQVNPFRLGINPDTNRIYVSNFTSNTVSVIDGVSNSVIDTVPVGITPGEVGVNTSTNTIYVPNRDSNNVSVISGLTNTVIATIPVGTNPNGVGVNPITNFIYVTNQDDNTVSVINGVTNIVIATIPVGARPFSVGVNP
- a CDS encoding site-specific integrase, yielding MIHSIYYSTSAQKLNPIEESYLEHPELEEFLSIVREHGLHLNLERFYTLAFTGMRSGELCALQKDDLDFERNIIHINKTLYSESNNMRDYELTPPKTDGSIREIQVEQPIMDMLRRLVRQNDKYKLQYRHLHEDYHDMDFVFCRENGYPFTPKNIGLRMERLVGKTTIKKNATPHMFRHTHIRMLTEAGVESWQESDMRTSKRR